A genomic region of Bosea sp. 124 contains the following coding sequences:
- the hrcA gene encoding heat-inducible transcriptional repressor HrcA, producing MIETDQRSREIFRQIVDGYMMTGEPVGSRNIARLLPMALSPATVRNVMTDLELAGLIYAPHTSAGRLPTERGLRFFVDAMMEVGNLTSDERTRIEAQMKAAATGRTLDGTLTEASALLSGLSRGAGVVVTTKANARLKHIEFVRLDPTRALVVLVADDGTVENRLLALPTGLPASALTEAANFLNARIMGKTLGELRREIAEYRTQMESELDALTARLVESGIATSSGPSSDRHLIVRGQANLLEDLKAQEDLERIRLLFGDLETQTDVIDLLSRAEAGDGVRIFIGSENKLFSMSGSSMVAAPFRDAEQRIVGVVGIIGPTRLNYARIVPMVDYTAKVVGRLLDGGW from the coding sequence TTGATCGAGACGGACCAGCGTTCGCGCGAGATTTTCCGCCAGATCGTCGACGGCTACATGATGACGGGTGAACCCGTCGGCTCGCGCAACATCGCCCGCCTGCTGCCCATGGCGCTGTCGCCGGCGACGGTGCGCAACGTCATGACCGATCTCGAGCTGGCCGGGCTGATCTACGCCCCGCACACCTCGGCTGGGCGCCTTCCAACCGAAAGAGGCCTGCGCTTCTTCGTCGATGCGATGATGGAAGTCGGCAATCTGACCTCCGACGAGCGCACGCGCATCGAGGCGCAGATGAAGGCGGCCGCAACCGGCCGCACGCTCGATGGCACGCTGACCGAGGCCTCGGCGCTGCTGTCTGGCCTCTCGCGCGGCGCCGGTGTCGTCGTCACCACCAAGGCGAATGCGCGGCTCAAGCACATCGAATTCGTCCGGCTCGACCCGACGCGGGCGCTCGTCGTGCTGGTCGCCGATGACGGCACGGTCGAGAATCGGTTGCTTGCCCTGCCGACTGGCCTGCCGGCCTCGGCGCTGACCGAGGCTGCGAATTTCCTCAATGCCCGGATCATGGGCAAGACGCTGGGCGAGCTGCGCCGCGAGATCGCGGAGTATCGCACCCAGATGGAGAGCGAACTCGATGCGCTGACGGCGCGACTGGTGGAGAGCGGCATCGCCACCTCGTCGGGGCCGAGTTCCGACCGCCATCTGATCGTGCGCGGCCAGGCCAATCTGCTGGAAGACCTGAAGGCACAGGAGGATCTCGAGCGCATCCGCCTGCTCTTCGGCGACCTGGAGACCCAGACCGACGTCATCGACCTGTTGTCGCGCGCCGAGGCCGGCGACGGCGTTCGCATCTTCATCGGCTCGGAGAACAAGCTGTTCTCGATGTCGGGCTCCTCGATGGTGGCCGCGCCCTTCCGCGATGCGGAGCAGCGCATCGTCGGCGTCGTCGGCATCATCGGCCCGACGCGGCTGAACTATGCCCGGATCGTGCCGATGGTGGATTACACGGCGAAGGTGGTCGGGCGGTTGCTGGATGGTGGCTGGTGA
- the rph gene encoding ribonuclease PH, which translates to MRPSKRAADEMRKVTLERGVVRYAEGSCMVTFGETRVLCAATVEEKGPPWLRGTGKGWVTAEYAMLPRATHERNRREVTSGKPSGRTQEIQRLVGRSLRAVVDLTAIGERQIVVDCDVLQADGGTRTASITGAWVALHDALKWMEGRSMLKGSNPLKDHVAAISCGIVAGNPVLDLDYIEDSGAQTDANFVITGSGGLVEVQGTAEGAPFSEEELMALLKLAKGGVGKLVTLQKAAVA; encoded by the coding sequence ATGCGACCCTCCAAACGCGCCGCAGACGAAATGCGCAAGGTGACGCTCGAACGCGGCGTCGTGCGCTATGCGGAAGGCTCCTGCATGGTGACCTTCGGCGAAACCCGGGTGCTCTGCGCCGCGACTGTCGAGGAAAAGGGCCCGCCCTGGCTGCGCGGCACCGGCAAGGGCTGGGTTACCGCCGAATACGCGATGCTGCCGCGCGCCACGCATGAGCGCAACCGCCGCGAGGTCACCTCGGGCAAGCCGTCCGGCCGCACGCAGGAGATCCAGCGCCTAGTCGGACGGTCGCTTCGCGCCGTCGTCGACCTGACCGCGATCGGCGAGCGCCAGATCGTCGTCGACTGCGACGTGCTGCAGGCCGATGGCGGCACCCGCACGGCCTCTATCACGGGTGCCTGGGTGGCGCTGCACGACGCTCTGAAATGGATGGAGGGCCGCTCCATGCTCAAGGGATCGAACCCGCTGAAGGACCATGTCGCTGCGATCTCCTGCGGCATCGTCGCCGGCAATCCGGTGCTCGACCTCGATTATATCGAGGATTCCGGCGCGCAGACCGATGCGAATTTCGTCATCACCGGCTCGGGCGGCCTCGTCGAGGTGCAGGGCACGGCCGAGGGAGCGCCCTTCTCCGAGGAGGAACTGATGGCGCTGCTCAAGCTCGCCAAGGGCGGAGTGGGCAAACTCGTCACATTGCAGAAGGCGGCGGTGGCCTGA
- the rdgB gene encoding RdgB/HAM1 family non-canonical purine NTP pyrophosphatase: protein MSGHRLLTGKVVLATHNKGKLVEMRELMAPYGIELVSAGELGLPEPDETGYMFSENAAIKAVAATEASGLPALSDDSGLCIDALDGSPGLFSANWAGPGKDFKPAMARVLAEMAKRDATSPEQRRAHFVSALVIAWPDGHQELFEGRVHGRIVDQPRGTGGFGYNPIFQPDGHDQTFAEMSTTIKSGAAEALSHRARAFTLLAAACLRKPH from the coding sequence ATGAGCGGGCACCGCCTCCTCACCGGCAAGGTCGTTCTCGCGACCCACAACAAGGGCAAGCTCGTCGAGATGCGCGAGCTGATGGCCCCTTACGGGATCGAGCTGGTCTCGGCCGGCGAACTCGGCCTGCCCGAGCCGGACGAGACCGGCTACATGTTCTCCGAGAACGCCGCGATCAAGGCCGTGGCGGCGACTGAGGCCAGCGGCCTGCCGGCGCTGTCGGACGATTCCGGCCTCTGCATCGATGCGCTCGACGGGTCGCCCGGCCTGTTCTCGGCCAACTGGGCCGGGCCCGGCAAGGATTTCAAACCGGCGATGGCGCGGGTCCTCGCTGAAATGGCCAAGCGTGACGCGACCTCCCCCGAGCAGCGGCGGGCACATTTCGTCTCGGCGCTGGTGATTGCCTGGCCGGACGGACATCAGGAGCTGTTCGAGGGCAGAGTCCACGGGCGGATCGTCGATCAGCCGCGTGGCACGGGCGGCTTCGGCTACAACCCGATCTTCCAGCCGGACGGCCATGACCAGACCTTCGCGGAGATGAGCACGACCATCAAGAGCGGTGCGGCCGAGGCCCTGTCGCACCGGGCGCGGGCCTTCACGCTGCTGGCCGCCGCCTGCCTGCGGAAGCCGCATTGA
- the hemW gene encoding radical SAM family heme chaperone HemW produces the protein MSGAAALAEGAILHPTSDAGFAVYVHWPFCLAKCPYCDFNSHVRLQPPDQARYVAAFRRELSHRAQLAPGRTVSSIFFGGGTPSLMEGRTVGAILDAIGEFWAIDPNCEVSLEANPTSVEAGRFADFRAAGVNRVSLGVQALNDADLKALGRMHSAQEALDAVAIARKYFERYSFDLIYARSVGQTPSLWRAELELAISHAAEHLSLYQLTIEPDTMFERLFKAGKLAIPDYEAGAVLYEITQEITAKHGLPVYEISNHARPGAECRHNLVYWRYGEYAGVGPGAHGRLVTAEGRMAHSTEKRPETWLDRVEAEGHALVEDERLNAEAQGDEYLLMGLRLVEGIDPAVFKALSGRALSEPRVASLILDRLLTRKPGGKLACTPDGALVLDAVVADLAA, from the coding sequence TTGAGCGGCGCGGCCGCCCTCGCCGAAGGCGCCATCCTGCATCCGACCTCGGATGCGGGCTTCGCGGTCTATGTGCATTGGCCCTTCTGCCTGGCCAAATGCCCCTATTGCGACTTCAACAGCCATGTCCGACTGCAGCCGCCCGACCAGGCACGCTATGTCGCGGCCTTCCGGCGCGAGCTCAGCCATCGCGCGCAGCTCGCGCCCGGCCGTACGGTATCCTCGATCTTCTTCGGCGGCGGCACGCCCTCGCTGATGGAGGGGCGGACGGTCGGCGCGATCCTCGATGCGATCGGCGAGTTCTGGGCTATCGATCCAAACTGCGAGGTCTCGCTGGAGGCCAATCCGACCAGCGTCGAGGCCGGGCGTTTCGCTGATTTTCGCGCTGCCGGCGTCAACCGCGTGTCGCTCGGTGTGCAGGCGCTGAACGACGCCGATCTCAAGGCGCTGGGGCGGATGCACTCGGCACAAGAGGCGCTGGACGCCGTCGCGATCGCGCGGAAATATTTCGAGCGCTACTCCTTCGACCTGATCTATGCCCGTTCGGTCGGGCAGACGCCTTCGCTGTGGCGGGCCGAACTCGAGCTGGCGATCAGCCACGCGGCCGAGCATCTCTCGCTCTACCAGCTCACCATCGAGCCCGACACGATGTTCGAGCGGCTGTTCAAGGCGGGCAAGCTCGCGATCCCCGATTACGAGGCGGGTGCGGTGCTCTACGAGATTACACAGGAGATCACGGCCAAGCACGGCCTGCCGGTCTACGAGATCTCGAACCATGCCAGGCCCGGCGCCGAATGCCGCCACAACCTGGTCTATTGGCGCTATGGCGAATATGCCGGCGTCGGTCCCGGCGCGCATGGCCGTCTCGTCACGGCGGAGGGACGGATGGCGCATTCGACCGAAAAGCGGCCCGAGACCTGGCTCGATCGGGTCGAGGCGGAAGGCCATGCGCTGGTCGAGGACGAGAGGCTCAATGCCGAGGCGCAGGGCGACGAATACCTGCTGATGGGTCTTCGCCTGGTCGAGGGGATCGATCCGGCCGTGTTCAAGGCCCTGTCCGGACGGGCGCTCAGCGAACCCCGCGTCGCGAGCCTGATCCTGGACAGGCTGCTGACCCGCAAGCCCGGCGGCAAACTCGCCTGCACGCCCGACGGCGCGCTGGTACTGGATGCGGTCGTGGCGGATCTCGCGGCCTGA
- a CDS encoding penicillin-binding protein activator encodes MPGFDSASTQAQPGQSTGQTIGTGKVKVGLILPLTAEGQGAVVGNSLRNAAEMALAEFPNADLTLLVKDDRGTPEGAQAAAQEALREGAELIIGPLFAPSVQAAGQVARGANRPVIAFSSDTNVAGRGVYLLSFPPENDVNRVIAYASQQGRKSFAAMVPDTAYGKVVEAAFQQAVAARGGRVVVIERFSPDQNSMRAAATRLTPALQQADALFVPAAADAMPALGAALQQAGYDPTKVKPLGTGVWNDANVARVPAIQGGWFASPDTAGFNAFAGRYQARFNSAPTRTATLAYDAVSLSAALARTQGSQRFSEQVLTNASGFAGADGVFRFRPDGQIDRGLAVLELRNGQIVTVNAAPRDLGPRTQ; translated from the coding sequence TTGCCGGGTTTCGACAGCGCCTCGACTCAAGCGCAGCCGGGCCAGAGCACCGGGCAGACCATCGGCACCGGAAAGGTCAAGGTCGGGCTGATCCTGCCGCTGACCGCCGAAGGCCAGGGCGCCGTCGTCGGCAATTCGCTCCGCAACGCCGCCGAGATGGCCTTGGCGGAATTCCCCAATGCCGACCTGACTCTGCTGGTCAAGGATGATCGCGGCACGCCCGAGGGCGCGCAGGCGGCAGCGCAGGAAGCCCTGCGCGAGGGCGCCGAACTGATCATCGGCCCGCTCTTCGCGCCCTCCGTCCAGGCAGCAGGGCAGGTGGCGCGCGGCGCGAACCGCCCGGTCATCGCCTTCTCCAGCGACACAAATGTCGCCGGGCGCGGTGTCTATCTTTTGTCCTTCCCGCCGGAGAACGACGTCAACCGCGTCATCGCCTATGCCTCGCAGCAGGGCCGCAAATCCTTCGCCGCGATGGTCCCGGACACCGCTTATGGCAAGGTCGTCGAGGCCGCCTTCCAGCAGGCGGTGGCCGCGCGCGGTGGCCGCGTCGTCGTAATCGAGCGCTTCTCCCCGGACCAGAATTCGATGCGCGCCGCCGCGACGCGGCTGACGCCGGCCCTCCAGCAGGCCGACGCGCTCTTCGTGCCCGCTGCCGCCGATGCGATGCCGGCGCTTGGCGCCGCGCTGCAGCAGGCGGGTTATGATCCGACCAAGGTCAAGCCGCTCGGCACCGGCGTCTGGAACGACGCCAATGTCGCGCGTGTGCCGGCGATCCAGGGCGGCTGGTTTGCCTCGCCCGACACCGCCGGCTTCAACGCCTTCGCCGGTCGCTATCAGGCGCGCTTCAACAGCGCGCCGACGCGCACGGCGACACTCGCCTACGACGCCGTCTCGCTGTCGGCGGCGCTGGCCCGCACGCAAGGCTCGCAGCGCTTCTCGGAGCAGGTCCTGACCAATGCGTCGGGCTTCGCCGGCGCCGACGGCGTCTTCCGCTTCCGTCCCGATGGCCAGATCGACCGCGGCCTCGCCGTGCTCGAACTGCGCAACGGCCAGATCGTCACGGTCAATGCCGCGCCGCGGGATTTGGGCCCGCGCACGCAGTGA
- the rsmI gene encoding 16S rRNA (cytidine(1402)-2'-O)-methyltransferase, producing MSTASTPAPRAPSYTAFGIKAEAEPLSPGLHIVATPIGNLRDISFRALATLAAADAVLAEDTRTSKTLLAHYGISTPLYPYHEHNAEQMRPKILGKLREGGKLALISDAGTPLVSDPGYKLVAELVAEGLPVTGIPGPSAVLAALVLAGLPTDRFFFEGFLPPKAAARRGRLTELAAIPGTLVFFESPRRLAEMLSDAAAVLGERPGAVARELTKFYENVQRGPLSALAAHYEGEEEARGEIVVIIGPPGAEELTPAGDVIEERLRAALAQVSLKEAVAQVAAETGQPRRKVYARALELTRETP from the coding sequence ATGTCGACAGCCTCCACGCCTGCGCCGCGCGCACCGAGCTACACCGCCTTCGGGATCAAGGCCGAGGCCGAGCCGCTATCGCCCGGCCTCCACATCGTCGCGACTCCGATCGGCAACCTCCGCGACATCTCGTTTCGGGCGCTGGCGACGCTGGCGGCGGCCGATGCCGTGCTCGCCGAGGACACCCGCACCTCGAAGACGCTGTTGGCGCATTACGGCATCTCGACGCCGCTCTACCCCTATCACGAGCACAATGCCGAGCAGATGCGACCGAAGATTCTCGGCAAGCTGCGCGAGGGCGGCAAGCTCGCGCTGATCTCGGATGCCGGCACGCCGCTGGTCTCCGACCCCGGCTACAAGCTCGTTGCCGAACTCGTCGCCGAGGGACTGCCGGTCACGGGCATTCCCGGCCCCTCCGCCGTTCTGGCAGCCCTTGTGCTGGCGGGGCTGCCGACCGACCGCTTCTTTTTCGAGGGCTTCCTGCCGCCGAAAGCCGCGGCGCGGCGCGGGCGGCTGACCGAACTCGCCGCCATCCCGGGCACGCTCGTGTTCTTCGAATCGCCGCGCCGCCTGGCCGAGATGCTGTCGGACGCGGCTGCCGTGCTGGGCGAGCGCCCCGGCGCCGTCGCGCGTGAGCTGACCAAATTCTACGAGAACGTGCAGCGCGGCCCGCTCTCGGCGCTCGCCGCGCATTACGAGGGCGAGGAAGAGGCACGCGGCGAGATCGTCGTCATCATCGGCCCGCCCGGCGCCGAGGAACTGACACCGGCCGGCGACGTCATCGAGGAACGCCTGCGCGCTGCGCTGGCTCAGGTCTCGCTGAAGGAGGCGGTCGCGCAGGTCGCGGCCGAAACCGGCCAACCGCGCCGCAAGGTCTATGCGCGCGCGCTCGAACTGACGCGCGAGACGCCCTGA
- a CDS encoding YraN family protein: MERRSGGVRSRRARRSGITGRRSEWFAILWLAAKGYRLLARRFGGKGGEIDLIVKRGRTVAFVEVKQRGTLDDALIAITAEKRRLIEARIRQWLGQNPWAMDHHLRADAVFLAPRRWPRHVPAVFPLVL, from the coding sequence ATGGAGCGTCGGAGCGGAGGGGTCCGCAGCCGGCGCGCCAGACGCTCCGGCATCACGGGCCGGCGCTCGGAATGGTTCGCGATCCTCTGGCTGGCGGCCAAGGGCTACCGCCTGCTCGCCCGGCGCTTCGGCGGCAAGGGCGGCGAGATCGACCTGATCGTGAAGCGGGGGCGGACGGTCGCCTTCGTCGAGGTGAAGCAGCGCGGTACGCTCGACGACGCCCTGATCGCGATCACGGCGGAGAAGCGCCGGCTGATCGAAGCCCGCATCCGGCAATGGCTGGGGCAGAATCCGTGGGCGATGGACCATCATCTGCGGGCGGACGCCGTCTTCCTCGCGCCCCGGCGCTGGCCGCGCCATGTGCCGGCCGTGTTCCCGCTTGTCTTGTGA
- the gshB gene encoding glutathione synthase: MTLTVAIQMDPIERLRVAGDTGFALMLEAQARGHTLFTYTPDKLSMREGKVTAPIRPVTVRDVEGDHFSAGAEERTDLSTLDVVLLRQDPPFDMAYVSTTHMLERIHPKTLVVNDPFHVRNAPEKIFVTHFPELMPPTLITRDKAEIEAFRDEFGEIVMKPLYGHGGATVFKTSKTDPNFGSLYDLFANLFREPWVVQAYIKEISEGDKRIILIDGKAAGAVNRVPAVGDLRANMVRGGAARPTDLSKQELAICEAIGPALRERGLLLVGIDVIHGKLTEINVTAPTGVRAIKKLGGPDLAAQLWDVIEGKVGKGK, translated from the coding sequence ATGACTCTCACCGTCGCCATCCAGATGGACCCGATCGAGCGCCTCCGGGTTGCGGGTGATACCGGCTTCGCGCTGATGCTGGAGGCGCAGGCGCGCGGGCACACGCTGTTCACCTACACGCCCGACAAGCTCTCGATGCGCGAGGGCAAGGTCACGGCGCCGATCCGCCCGGTCACCGTGCGTGACGTCGAGGGCGATCACTTCAGCGCCGGCGCCGAGGAGCGGACCGATCTCTCGACGCTCGACGTCGTGCTGCTGCGGCAGGACCCGCCCTTCGACATGGCCTATGTCTCGACCACGCATATGCTCGAGCGCATCCACCCCAAGACGCTGGTGGTCAACGACCCGTTCCATGTCCGCAACGCGCCCGAGAAGATCTTCGTCACGCATTTTCCCGAGCTGATGCCGCCGACGCTGATCACGCGCGACAAGGCAGAGATCGAGGCCTTCCGCGACGAATTCGGCGAGATCGTGATGAAGCCGCTCTACGGCCATGGCGGTGCGACAGTGTTCAAGACGAGCAAGACCGATCCGAATTTCGGATCGCTCTACGACCTCTTCGCCAATCTCTTTCGCGAGCCCTGGGTGGTGCAGGCCTATATCAAGGAGATCTCCGAGGGCGACAAGCGCATCATCCTGATCGACGGCAAGGCGGCGGGCGCGGTCAACCGTGTGCCGGCGGTCGGCGATCTGCGCGCCAACATGGTGCGCGGCGGCGCGGCAAGGCCGACCGACCTGTCGAAGCAGGAACTCGCGATCTGCGAGGCGATCGGGCCTGCGCTGCGCGAGCGCGGGCTGCTGCTCGTCGGCATCGACGTGATCCATGGCAAGCTGACCGAGATCAACGTGACGGCGCCGACCGGCGTGCGCGCGATCAAGAAGCTCGGCGGCCCGGATCTGGCGGCCCAGCTCTGGGACGTCATCGAGGGTAAGGTCGGCAAAGGGAAATAG
- the moeB gene encoding molybdopterin-synthase adenylyltransferase MoeB, producing MSLNDDEIERYARHLVLPEIGGPGQQKLKRARVLVVGAGGLGAPLIQYLAAAGVGHIGIVDDDVVSLSNLQRQTIYGTDDIGAHKAVAAAAFVKRLNPHVVVEEHVTRIDPHNARALIAFYDVVAEGSDSFATRYAVSDACFHERKPVVMAALGRFDGSLTTIRAHETAPDGRPNPTWRCLFPDVPPAGTVPTCAEAGILGALPGVMGSLMALEVIRAVTGFGEPLVGRLLLVDALTMRFETLRYGWDEENALNGKAIASRQ from the coding sequence ATGAGCCTGAACGACGACGAGATCGAACGTTATGCGCGCCATCTGGTGCTGCCGGAGATCGGCGGTCCCGGCCAGCAGAAGCTCAAGCGAGCGCGGGTGCTCGTGGTCGGTGCCGGCGGACTCGGCGCGCCGCTGATCCAGTATCTCGCCGCTGCTGGCGTCGGCCATATCGGCATCGTCGACGACGACGTCGTCTCGCTCTCGAACCTGCAGCGCCAGACGATTTACGGCACGGACGATATCGGCGCGCACAAGGCCGTGGCGGCCGCCGCCTTCGTCAAGCGCCTCAACCCGCATGTCGTGGTCGAGGAGCACGTCACCCGGATCGACCCCCACAACGCCCGCGCGCTGATCGCCTTCTACGATGTCGTGGCCGAGGGCTCGGACAGTTTCGCCACGCGCTATGCCGTCTCAGATGCCTGCTTCCACGAGCGCAAGCCTGTGGTCATGGCCGCGCTCGGGCGTTTCGACGGCTCGCTGACGACGATCCGTGCCCATGAGACCGCCCCCGACGGCCGCCCGAACCCGACTTGGCGCTGCCTGTTTCCCGATGTGCCCCCGGCTGGCACGGTCCCGACCTGCGCCGAAGCCGGGATTCTCGGCGCCCTGCCCGGGGTCATGGGCTCGCTGATGGCGCTGGAGGTGATCCGCGCGGTGACCGGCTTCGGCGAACCGCTGGTCGGCAGGCTGCTGCTGGTCGATGCGCTGACGATGCGCTTCGAGACGCTCCGCTACGGCTGGGACGAGGAGAATGCGTTGAATGGCAAGGCAATAGCCAGTCGGCAATAG
- a CDS encoding MBL fold metallo-hydrolase: protein MKVTILGSGDAFGTGGRFNTCLHVEAGPERMLLDCGGSSMVALNRAEVERNGLSTLLFTHFHGDHFGGLPAFLLDAQFVSRRKEPLTIAGPAGIEHRTLHALEAEFPGSSSNPWRFPVTYVEVTPEQPVRLGGIDVSAFPMVHDERAGPCQGYRLGFDGKVFAFSGDTAWTEALIPLTAGADVLLVECYAYDIALANHLDYGTLAAHRAELGAARIVLTHMGMNMLAHRDPLPEERAHDGMTIEL, encoded by the coding sequence ATGAAGGTCACCATTCTCGGCTCTGGCGACGCTTTCGGGACGGGGGGGCGTTTCAACACCTGCCTGCATGTCGAGGCCGGGCCTGAGCGCATGCTGCTGGATTGCGGCGGTTCGAGCATGGTGGCGCTGAACCGGGCCGAGGTCGAGCGCAACGGGCTGTCCACGCTGCTCTTCACGCATTTCCATGGCGACCATTTCGGCGGGCTGCCGGCCTTCCTGCTCGATGCCCAGTTCGTCTCGCGACGGAAGGAGCCGCTGACCATCGCGGGGCCTGCCGGCATCGAACACCGGACGCTGCACGCGCTCGAGGCGGAGTTTCCCGGCTCGTCGAGCAATCCGTGGCGCTTCCCGGTCACTTACGTCGAGGTCACGCCGGAGCAGCCCGTGAGGCTCGGCGGGATCGACGTCAGCGCCTTCCCGATGGTGCATGACGAGCGCGCCGGCCCTTGCCAGGGCTACCGGCTCGGCTTCGACGGCAAGGTCTTCGCCTTCTCCGGCGACACGGCCTGGACCGAGGCGCTGATCCCGCTCACAGCGGGGGCCGATGTCCTGCTGGTCGAGTGCTACGCCTACGACATCGCGCTCGCCAACCATCTCGACTACGGGACGCTGGCGGCACACCGGGCCGAACTCGGCGCGGCACGGATCGTGCTGACCCATATGGGCATGAACATGCTGGCCCATCGCGATCCCCTGCCCGAGGAACGGGCCCATGACGGCATGACGATCGAGCTATGA
- a CDS encoding ABC transporter ATP-binding protein: MTAPPAPAIELSGVSKRFGPVQANRDVSLSVAAGSIHGIVGENGAGKSTLMSILYGFYEADAGAIRIGGAERRIRTPADAIGFGIGMVHQHFMLVETLSVVENVLLGAEGGALLRNGLDRARAELARLAGEYGLVIDPDAIVGELSVGLQQRVEILKALYRGAQILILDEPTAVLTPPEADQLFSLLRALRAQGKTVILITHKLREIMEVTDRVSVMRRGEMVAHLTTAETSPPELAEAMVGRRVLLRVEKEPRPRGAKVLEAIGLDLVDARGVALLSKIDLTLHAGEIVGIAGVAGNGQSELLEVLAGLVTPSRGAIRLDGQPLAGADRNPAGLRKRGVMHIPEDRQRTGLVTAFPAAENSILGYQDDPALGPGPFLSPRTIAARARESFAAYDVRPPDPTLKTAKFSGGNQQKIVLAREIERAPRVLLVGQPTRGVDIGAIEFIHRRLIALRDAGVAILLVSVELEEVMALSDRILAMCGGRITGERMAETADERDLGLLMAGVTGEAA; this comes from the coding sequence ATGACGGCGCCCCCTGCCCCCGCGATTGAACTATCGGGCGTCTCGAAGCGCTTCGGCCCGGTCCAGGCCAACCGCGATGTCTCCCTGTCGGTCGCGGCCGGGTCGATCCATGGCATCGTCGGCGAGAACGGAGCCGGCAAATCGACGCTGATGTCGATCCTCTACGGCTTCTATGAAGCCGATGCCGGAGCGATCCGGATCGGCGGTGCGGAGCGACGCATCCGCACCCCGGCCGATGCGATCGGCTTCGGGATCGGTATGGTCCACCAGCATTTCATGCTGGTCGAGACGCTGAGCGTCGTCGAGAACGTCCTGCTCGGTGCCGAGGGCGGCGCCCTGCTCAGGAACGGGCTGGACCGGGCCCGCGCCGAGCTGGCGCGGCTGGCCGGCGAGTACGGCCTCGTCATCGATCCGGATGCCATCGTCGGGGAGCTTTCGGTCGGCCTGCAGCAGCGCGTCGAGATCCTGAAGGCGCTCTATCGCGGGGCGCAGATCCTGATCCTCGACGAGCCGACAGCCGTGCTGACTCCACCCGAGGCCGACCAGCTCTTTTCCTTGCTCCGAGCCCTCAGGGCGCAGGGCAAGACCGTCATCCTGATCACGCACAAGCTGCGCGAGATCATGGAGGTCACCGACCGGGTCTCGGTGATGCGGCGCGGCGAGATGGTGGCGCATCTGACAACCGCCGAGACCTCGCCGCCGGAACTTGCCGAGGCGATGGTCGGCCGGCGCGTACTGCTGCGTGTCGAGAAGGAGCCACGGCCGCGCGGAGCCAAGGTTCTGGAAGCGATCGGGCTGGATCTCGTCGATGCACGTGGGGTCGCGCTTCTGAGCAAGATCGACCTGACACTTCATGCCGGTGAGATCGTCGGGATCGCGGGTGTTGCCGGCAACGGCCAGAGCGAGCTGCTGGAGGTCCTGGCCGGCTTGGTCACGCCCTCGCGCGGCGCCATCAGGCTGGACGGACAGCCTCTTGCCGGTGCCGATCGCAATCCTGCCGGCCTGCGCAAGCGCGGCGTGATGCATATCCCCGAGGATCGCCAGCGGACCGGGCTCGTCACCGCCTTCCCTGCGGCCGAGAACTCCATTCTCGGCTATCAGGACGATCCCGCTCTCGGACCCGGCCCCTTCCTTTCCCCCCGCACGATCGCCGCCCGTGCCCGCGAGAGCTTCGCGGCTTACGATGTGCGCCCGCCGGACCCCACTCTCAAGACCGCGAAATTCTCCGGCGGCAACCAACAGAAGATCGTCCTCGCCCGCGAGATCGAACGAGCGCCGCGGGTGTTGCTCGTCGGCCAGCCGACGCGCGGCGTCGATATCGGCGCGATCGAGTTCATCCACCGCCGGCTGATCGCGCTGCGGGATGCCGGCGTCGCGATCCTGCTCGTCTCGGTCGAGCTGGAGGAGGTGATGGCGCTGTCCGACCGCATCCTCGCCATGTGCGGCGGGCGGATCACCGGCGAGCGCATGGCGGAGACCGCCGACGAACGCGATCTCGGGCTGCTGATGGCCGGCGTAACGGGAGAGGCAGCGTGA